The DNA window CCGTAACCGAGAATTCCACCGATGTGTCGCGGTTGTAGGCCGACAGCCCTTTCGTGTTGCCGATGGCGTTGAAGCGGGTGGAGTCTTCCATGTACCCGGCGGCCGTGAGGTTCTTTTTGCGGCAGGGGTCGATGCTGTCGAAAGTGGCCTGCGCCCGGAAGTCGGGCGTCATGTCGGCGGTCGACTGCGCGTACGGGTTGGTTTTCAGGTACTGCTGCGGCCCCAGCATGGGCATGTATTCGGGGTTCTCGGGGGCCAGCCGGGCGATTTCCTCGGCCCGCCGGACGGTCTTTTCCAGTGACGCATCATCGAACTCGTTAATTGTCGCCGTACCGGTTTTTTTGCCGAAAGCCGCTGTGACGGCGAGGGAGAGGTTGGTGCTTTCGCCACTGGTGGAGACGGCGTTGCGGGCGTAGCGAATGTTGCCCCGTCGGCCACCCGACATGTTAACGCTCATTTCATCTGCCTTCGAATAGGACAGTACTTTGTCGATAATTCGCTTTGCCTCAGCCTCCGTGAGTAGGGTTGTCATTATTTGTTGAGAAGTTAGGAATAATTGGTTGCACAGCGATTTACAGTGAACCGGATTGTATAGTTAGCAAAATTTGTTGGAACAAAAATACGCGGAATGCCAAATTTACACGGTTGGTACAGGAGCGTGATGGGCGGAATGCCAGAATATTCGTGCTGAATAGCGAATAATTGATTGCGTAGGTGGGTAGAGACGAAACGGACGGATCACAGAGCAATCCGCAACGGGGCAGAAAGTTACTGCCTGTTTTTTCTCCTAATTGAATTTGGTAAGTTTGGACTATGCAACCAACGGAGAGCCTCGAAGAATTTTACCGGCATAAACTTAAAACGATGCCCGGCGATCAGCAAGCCAATATCGGTCAGGTCAACGTGTTTCGACTGGAAGATTGCCTGGTTCCCACTGCGAGTCCGGTACGATATAGCCGACGCGATTTCTATAAGATTTCACTCGTTAGAGGCCGTAATGTTTACCATTACGCTGATAAAAGCATCGAAGTCGACGGACCGACTCTGTTGTTTTTTAACCCGCAGGTACCGTATACGTGGCAGCCTGTAGCCGACGACACGACCGGTTTTTTCTGCATTTTCCGTGAAGCATTTTTCCGGGGGTGGTTTGACGCTGGTCTGGCCGAACTGCCCATGTTCCGGCCCGGTAGCCAACCCGCCTATAGGTTAAACGACGCCCAGAGCGGTGAGGTTGGGGCACTCTACGAGAAGATGCTGGCTGAACTCAATTCGGACTATACCTTTAAATATGATCTGATTCGCACTTATGTGTCGGAACTGATTCACTACGCGCTGAAGCTGCGCCCTGCCGAGACGCTGTACCAGCACCCCGATGCCGGGGCGCGACTGACGGCCGTATTTATTGAACTGCTCGAACGACAGTTTCCCGTTGAGTTGGGAACCCGGCGGCTTACGCTTCGTTCGGCAGGCGACTTTGCCCACCAGCTTTCCATACATGTCAACCACCTAAACCGTTGCGTGCGCGAGACGACGGGGAAAGCGACGACCGAGCATATTGCCGAACGCCTGGCGAGTGAAGCAAAGGCCCTGCTCCGACACAGCGACTGGAACATCGCCGAGATTGGCTATAGCCTTGGCTTCGACGAACCGGCGCATTTCAACTACTTCTTCAAGAAACGAACAGGCCTGACGCCATCCGCATTTCGGCATGTTTGAATTAGGTAAGTATCGGCTTGAATCTGGTAACCGCACCCCCTGTTGAGCCAGCTACTTTTGCTGTTGTCAAACAAACAGCATCATGCAAAATCAACAAGTGTGGTTTATTACCGGCGCGTCCAAAGGACTCGGTCTCGAGTTAGTGAAACAACTGCTACAGGCGGGGCACCGGGTAGCGGCTACATCCCGCGATGTGGGCGAGTTGCAGCGGGTCGTCGGTACCGAGTCAGTCGACTACTTGCCCATGACGGTGGACCTGACGGCCGAAGACAGTGTGAGAAAAGCCATTCAGACTACAATTGAGGTGTTTGGCCGAATCGACGTAGTCGTCAACAACGCAGGCTATGGCCAATTGGGCAGTCTGGAAGAACTGACCGACGAAGAAGCCAGAAATAACTTCGATGTCAATGTGTTTGGGATGCTGCACGTAATCCGGCAGGTGATGCCCGAGCTACGAAAGCAGGGGAGCGGACATATTCTTAACCTGTCGTCGATTGCTGGTATTACCGGTGCGTTTCCGGGATGGGGTATTTACTGTGCTACCAAATTTGCCGTGGAGGGGTTGTCGGAGTCATTAGCGGCCGAGGCTGCTCCATTCGGGATCAACGTAACGCTGGTTGAGCCGGGTTATTTTCGGACGGATTTTCTGTCGTCCGGCTCGATGCAGGTTGCCCGTCATCCGCTAGATGCGTACAGGCTGGTGCGGGAGTCTGAAGCGATACATCAGCAGCAGATCAGGGGGAATCAGCCGGGCGATCCGGTAAAAGCGGCTGCCGCGATGATTCAGATTGCCGCTGAGCCCAACCCACCGCTTCACCTGCTGCTCGGGCCGGATGCTTTCGGGATGGCGGAGACTAAAATCAAGGCGTTGCAGGCAGACATGGACCAATGGAAGGCCATGTCAATGTCAACCAATTTTACCGAACCGATCAGCGCATAGGCCGTTAGGTGGCCGTGTTGTCCCCGGCAGCTTCCAGCCGCTCGGCGGTCCGATGTCGGAGCCATAGGCTAAGTGCGATTGCCTGATTAGCCGCTGACGCGGCTCCGACATCGGACCGCCGAGCGGCTGGAAGCTGCCGGGGACAACGTAATAACTTTACATACATACGCTGTTACATGTCCGCGTTGCCGGTACAGTGGTAACCCGTTTTCACCGGTTCAGCAACAGGAAGCCGGTGAAAACGGGTTATTTGGTTACGCCCACGCCCGGCGGAGGAAGCGGAGCCAGTTGCCGTGCATGACGTTGGCGACGTCGGCTTCGGAATAGCCGCGCTGCCGAAGGAGGTCCGGGATTTTTTGCAGGTCGGCGATGGTATCGAGGTCGTAGGGGCACTGTTCTTTCCCAAACGCACCGTCGAGGTCGGAGCCGATACCGATGTGGTTGGCGTTGCCCGCCAGTTGGCAGATATGGTCGAGGTGGTCGATCATCACCGACAGCGAACAGTTCGTTGATTCGGGCGTCGACGTACCCCGTACCCAGCCCGGTACCATCATCCACGCGTCTAGCGGACCGCCGATGACGGCGTCGCGGGCGATAAGTTCGCGCAGCTGATCGTCGGAAAACTGCCGGTTGTGGTCGACCAGGGCGCGGCAATTGTGGTGGCTAGCCCAGACGGTACCGTTGAAGTGGTCGAGTGCGTCGCGGAAACTATCGTCGGAGAGGTGGGTCGCGTCGAGGATGATGTTGAGCCGTTCCATTTCGCGGAGCAGGTCGTGGCCCATTGGTCCCATCGGACCGGTAGCGTCGGTACCCTGCGCGTACCGGCCGGGACCGTAGTGGGCCGGACCAATCGCCCGCAAACCGTAGTCGTAGGCCCGCTGTACATAGTCGACCGTGGTAAGTGAGTCGGCTCCTTCCAGACTCAGAATGTAGCCAATCGGTTTGTCGTCGACGGGTTCGTCGTCGCTCCACAGCACTAGGTGGTCTTCCAGTTCGTCCAGGTTGCGAATTGGGGTCATCTGCCCTTCCTCGGCCATGGCTTCGTACCACGTGCGCTGCCCCTGCGTCTGAGCCCACGCCTGTTCGGGCGACTGCCAGCCGGGTAGCGGATTGTCGGGGGCAACATAGCGGGCGATCTGCGTGGCTACGACCAGCCCCACCTTGCCCCGGCGCAAATCGGGGAGCGACACGGTACCTTTGGCGCGGTCGGGTTTGTCGGTCATGCCCTGCTCGCGCTGCCGAATTTGATGGGCGGTTTGCCGCAGGTCGCGGTTCCACTCCATCGCGTTCATACTCAGGTCTAAATGGGCGTCGATTGTAAACATATGATTGGTGTTTTTTGTAGAGACGCGATCCTTCGCGTCTCACCGCCGGATGGTTTTGGCTGACGCACGCTGAGACGCGAAGGGTCGCGTTTCTACAACGCCATCGAACGTCATTAAAAGTGATGCGTCTGGGCTACACGCCTACGTCAGCCACTGTAAACCGAAAACGGAATACTCTTTTTACACTGTCAGAACCCGGTCGCGGGCGGTGGTTTTCCATGTGCCGAACAGGTGGCCTTGCTCGATGGTGCGGGCGCGGTCGAACAGGGCGACGGTTGGGCAGATGTGGTGCGGGAGGGCGTACAGCACGTCGCCAACGCGGTAGGGGTGGTTGTCGCCCGCGTCGACGGTCAGGTGCTCTTCGCTCTGTCCGGTGGCCCGTAGGTTTGGCGCGTTGAGGAAGGTCAGGCGCTGGGTCAATTCTCCCTCGGCCGCTACCGATTTATGACCGATGTCGATGCAAAGCGTGGTCGGTGTTGGCAACGAAATCACCCGACCGACAACCAGCGCGGCCGGTTCAAAGGGTTGTTCGGGCAGGATTGTCCCGTACCCCTCGTCCCAGTAAATAAACGTGCCGGGGCTGCACTCGACATCCGGGCGTTGCGCATGAATCGGGAACGTCGGGCTGCCGCCAGCCACGATGATCGGATCGAAGCCGCGCGTCCGTAGCTGTTCGCGTAACTGGGCGACGGGGGCAAACGCTGCGTCGCAACGGGCTGTCCGTACGCTCATATCGGTGTCGCGGAGGTGTCCGTCGTACGCGTGTAGGCCCACGGGCCGAATGCCGGGTAGCGTCGCCAGTTGTTCGTACAACAGCGCGGCCTGGTCGTCGGGCAGGATACCCGTGCGGTTCATACCGACGTTCAGGTCGATGTACACCGGCACGGTCAGTCCGGCAGCGGTCGCTCGTTCCGAGAGCTGTTTGGCGGTGTCGAGGTTGTCGATCAGGCAGGCGAAGCGTGTGTTCGGGTACGCCCGGATCAGATCGATCAGGCGCTGCTGTTTGGCACCCACCGGCTGATATGCCAGCAGGACGTCGGATGCACCGGCTTCCGCGAGCATCTCGGCTTCGGCAATGGTCGCGCACTTGAACTTACGAATGCCTGCGTCGAGCAGCAACCGGCTCGCGTCGGGCGACTTGTGCGTCTTGACATGCGGCCGCAGCCGGGATACATCGTCGACGTAAGCCAGCAGCCGGTCGATGTTCTGCCGGACGCGGTCGGGGTAAATCACCAGCGCGGGCGTATCGAGCGCATCGACATCGGTGATCGTGTACCAGTCGGAATTAATCATAGTGTTTTTAACACAGAGGCACAGAGAATACAAAGTGTTCTTTTGTGATTTTGTCATTCCGAGCGTGCGAGGAATCTTCGGGTGAAGCAAACAAATCCTCCTTGTCCGAAGATTCCTCGCACGCTCGGAATGACAAAAAAGCTCTAAATGACAGCGATACTCCGTGCCTCTGTGTTGAAAAGCTGTGTTTAAAAAAAGATTACACCAGTTCAAATAGGGCTTCGATTTCGACGGGGATGTTGTCTGGCAGGGAGCCGAAGCCGACGGCCGAACGGACGCCGATGCCGTTTTCTTCGCCCCACACCTGCGCAAACAGTTCGCTGCATCCGTTGATGATGAACGGATGCCGTTCGAAGTCGGGTGTGCAGTTGACCATGCCGAGTACTTTGATCACCCGCTTCACCCGGTCGAGGCTGCCGAGGTGGGTTTGGATGGTCGACAGGATGGTCAGGCCCACTTGCCGGGCGGCCAGTTTGCCCTCCTCCATGTTCATGTCGGCCGGATTAGCGTCGGTGCCGATGCGACCGATGATCAGGCTTTTGTCGTCCTGCACGGGTCCATGTCCCGATACGTACAGGTATTTGCCGTCGATCAGGTACGGTTTGTAAACGCCCAGTGGCCGGGGAGCCGGGGGAAGATTCAGATTCAGTTGAGCGAAAGCCGCTTCGGGCGAGAGTGTGTCGATGGACATTCTAGTTTGACGTTTAATGTCTAATGTTTAAGGTTCGGACGCGCCACGGTGATCACCGGGAGATTAGCATCAACGTTAAACGTTGAACCTTAACCCTTGAACTAAAGAATTAAATTAAAAAGCAGTACGCCCGCCAGGCCGGCGAAGGCGACAATGGTTTCCATGAGAGACCACGACCGGATCGTGTCTTTCAGGCTGAGGTTAAAGTATTCCTTGAATAACCAGAAGCCGGGGTCGTTGACGTGCGAGAACATCAGGCTGCCCGCCCCAACGGCTATGACCATCAGGCTGGGGTTGACGTGCTGCTGGGCGACGATAGGCGCGATGATGCCCGCAGCTGTGAGTCCGGCAACGGTCGCTGAACCCAGACAGATGCGGATGATAGCGGCAATCAGCCAGCCCAGTACCAGCGGGGGTAAGGTCAGCGTTTGCAGGCGCGTGGCCAGCTCCAGACTCAGCCCGCTGTCGGACAGTACCTGCTTCAGCGCACCCGCTCCGGCGATGATGAGCAGAATCATGGCCACGTCTTTAGCCGCTTCCTCGTAGATCTTCATCACCTGCGGCATCGTCTTGCCGTTGGACAAGCCCAGACTGACCGTTGCGACGAGGACCGAAATCAGCATTACCACCGCCGGGTCGCCGATAAATGCCGTCGATGTCATTAGCGCGTCGTTGGTTGGGAAGGCGACGCGTAATATCGTTGTGATTGCCAGGAGCACGACGGGCAGCAGGGCTGAGAGGAAGCTGTTGAGCGTGCCGGGGCGGTTGTCGGTCGGAACGGGCTTGGTAGCGAAGGTGTCGAGTGGTTCGGCGTGGATACCTTTCAGCGTCTGTGCGAAGATCGGTCCGGCCAGGATAATCGTTGGAATGGCGATGGCGATACCGAGCAATAGCGTTAGGCCCATGTTGGCCCCAAATTGCGATACCAGCGCGGCCGGGGAGGGGTGGGGCGGCAGAAAACCGTGGGCCACCGACAGCGATGCCAGCATGGGCAGGCCGATGTACACCGCTGGCAGCTTGTAGCGGTACACGACCGAAAAGATCAGCGGGATCATCAGTACGAAACCGACATTGTAGAACAGTGGAATACCGATGATGAAGCCCGTACACATCAGCCCCCATTGGATGTAGCGTTGCCCGAACAGGTTCATCATCACCCCGGCGATTGTCTGTGCCGCGCCACTTTCGGCCACTAGTTTGCCCAGCATGGCCCCCAGTGCGATCACTACCACCAGCCCGCCCAGCGTGTCGCCGATGCCTTTCTGCACGGATTTGGCCACGTCGACGAGGGGCATACCCAGCAACGCACCCGCCAGCAGCGACACGACCAGAAACGACAGAAACGGGCTGACTTTTCCCCATGAAATCAGCAGGATCAGCAGCAACACACACAGGCCAACGGTTAGCAGGGGCATAGTTTTTTTTGGGGTTTGTGGTTCGTAGTTTGTGGTTTGTAGTTGCTGGCGCAAGCAATTTCCGCCGGAGGAACCACAAACCACGAACCACAAACCGTGAACTACTCTAATCTCAGCTTGCTGATGCTCAGGGTATTGCCGTCGATAGACAGACCATCCTGAATCAGTACAGCGCGGTATTCGATTTCGTCGTAGGTTTTCAGTGTACCGGCCACCAGTTCCAGACTTTGCTTGCCGGTTTGCGAAACCGGATACACGTCCGTCAGAGTCCAGGGCTGGTTAAAGTCTTCGTTAAGCGAACTCTGCACCGGGCGGTAGGCAAAGCCCAGCCGATACTGTTTGCCGTCGCCGAGTTTCAGCACGTCGGCGGTGAGTTTCAGGTTGCCGTTGGGCAGTTTCTCGGCGGGCATCGTGCGGAACTGTACCGGCTCGACGGCGGGTGTCACGTTGGTCAGTTTGAGCACAATCGGGTTGGGCCATTTGTGGTTGTTGTAGATGCGCTGCGCCCGCACCACCGACACTTTCAACTCGTCTGCCGTCTGCTCGAATCGCGTCTGTCCGTCGTTGGTTGGCTGGTATTCGACCACGTTACCCGTTTGCCCCAGGACACTGACTTCCGTTTTGCCCGTGGCCTTCACCGACCGGATCAGAAACTCACGACGTTGGCCGCGTGGCCAGTTGGGCATACCCGTCAGGTACGCAAAAACGGTGTTGTCGGTTTTGTGTTTGGTGAACCAGATGTCGCCTTCATTGCGAACGATCCAGGGGCGCACGTCGTGGACGGATTCATGGTTGATGAAGTGCCACGCGCCAATTTCCATCAGCCGACCCATCTGCCCTTCGTTCAGGTCACCCCACTGCGTCGGGCCGACGTTGAGCAGGTACGAGCCGCCTTTTGCCCGCGCTTCGATCAGGAAGTTAATCAGTTCCGTACCCGACTTATAGTGGTCGTTAGTGGGTTTGTAGTTCCAGGCCGTACCCATGGTCATGTTGCTCTCCCACGGGCGTTCGAGGGTTTCGCCGGGCATGTATTGCTCGGGCGTTTGCAGCGCACCCCGTGTAATCAGGCAGTTGGGCTGGTATTTCCAGACCGTCGCTTTGACTTCCTCCCGCAGCACGTCGCTGTCGATAAAAAACAGGTCGACGGGGCCGTAATTGGTCATCAGCTCGCGGCACTGCGCTTCCACGAACGTTTTGTATTTCGCCTGAAATGGCCTTGCTTTCTCCCAGTGCCCGTCGCGGGTGATGTCTTTCATACCGTTGCGGTAGGCAAAGGAAAAATCTTCGGGCGAATAATAAAAACCGACAGCCAGCCCCCACTTGCGACACGCATCGACAAACTGCCGGACAATGTCCTTTTTGTAGGGCGTATTCATCACGCCGAAGTCGGTGGTTTTGGTGTCCCACATACAGAAACCTGCGTGGTGCTTGGTCGTGAACATGATGTATTTCATGCCCGCGTTCTTGGCCAGAATCACCAGCCGCTCGGGGTCCCAGTCTTTGGGGTAGAATGTCTTGGGGAGTTCGCGGATATAGCGGTCGACGTAATCGGGTGACGCACCGACCATCGAGTGACTGATGACGACGCCCAGTTGGGTGTCGACGTTCCAGTGAATAAACATGCCGAAACCGGCGTCTTTGAGCCAGGCTTCCCGTTCGGGTTTGTTGTGATTGACGCCCAACTGCTCCTGCGCCCAACCCCGGTGGGTTGTCAGCAACAGCAACAGACAGGCAAAGCGAATCAAATGACGCATGAGTTAGAAAAAGGAAAAATGACTAGTTTTTTACTGAATGTGGCCTTCCGGTTGTGTACCCCCCAGCCCCGAAGCGTCGGCCCGGCCTGAAGGGGGAGCGGCTCATTTGCGGAATGCTCCCCCTTCAGGGGGTTGGGGGTACACAACCGGAGGGGAATCACCGAACAATCACCTCGTCCAGTAGCAGCCACGCTTTGCCACCGGCGCCGTATTCACCGGCTGGGATGAGGCCCTGCCCGGTTGCCTGAATGCGGATATAGCGGGCTTGTGTGGGGGTGAATTTTCCGTCGACGGGGTTGATGCCGTTGGTGGGAAACTGGGTCTGTTCATAGACGGGTCGATACGTGTTGCCATCGGTGGAGACAGAGATACGGAGCTGTTTCGGGGGCCACATGCGCTGCCAGCGGTAGGCCAGTATGTGCGTGCTGACCTGCGAAATGGTTTGCAGACTGTCGAGGTCGACCACAATATCAGGATCGGTGCCGGAGAAGCCGACCCACTCGCCGGTGTTGTAGCGCGTCGTGCCTGTTCGTCCGTTGACCAGCACCTGCATACTCGCCGGTCGATACGCACCCGACGGCTGCGGGCTGACCGTAACCGGCTTACCCGTCGCCTTGCTGATCGTGAACGCCTGACTTATGACTCGATCCTGCTGCTGTCCGTTGACAAACAGGGCTGACCGGATGGTGCTAGTCTGCGTAACGGCTATTGGCTGGGTGTACAACGTGCTGCGTTTGGTTGGGGCGCTGCCGTCGGTGGTGTAGCGAAGCTGCGCACCGGGTTTGGTCGTTGTCAGCGCGTACAGAACCTGACCGGCGGGCGATACACTGACGGTGTCGGTGGGTTCGTCGAAGTGTGGATCGTAGTGAACGTTTTGGCGGTCGAGGAGGGGGCGTTGCTGCCGGAGCCGACGCAGAAAATCAGGGAAGTCGCGTTGGGGGCGGGGTGTCCAGCCGGTTTCGGCCAGAGCCAGCAGGCGCGGGAATACCATGTACTCCGCTTTGTCGGGTGTAGGCATGTATTCGGTCCAGACGTTGCCCTGCACACCCAGCAGGTAACGGGCTTCGTCGGCGTCTAGGCTGTCGGGCAGGGGTTCGTAGCTGTACGTTTTTCGCAACGGCGTGTAGCCCGCAGCTGCCAGCGGCTCATCGGGGTGGAGCGACTGGTAGTAATCGAAATAGACGTGACTTTCGGGCGTCATGATCGCGTAATGGTGTTGCCGCATCGCCTGAATACCACCCTCGATGCCGCGCCAGCTCATCACGGCCGCGCTGTCCGACAGGCGCAGACTGGGGTTATGCCCCTCCAGAATCTCGTCCCAGCCGATCAGTTGCCGACCCCGCCGGTTGAGGTGTTTTTCGATGCGCCGGATAAAGTACCGCTGTAACTCGTTTTCGTTCGCCAGCTTCTCCGACCGGATACGCGCCTGACAGCGGGCGCAGGTTTGCCACCGGACCTTAGGGCATTCGTCGCCCCCGATGTGGATATAGCGCGACGGAAACAGGTCGATTACTTCGTCGAGTACGTTGGTCAGCATGGTGAAGGTGCTGTCGTTGCCTGCACAGAACACATCGTCGAAGATGCCCCAGAACGTAGCGGCTGCGTAGGGACCACCCGGCGACCCGTCGGGTTTCAGACAACCTAGATTCGGGAAGGCACTCAGTGCCGCCAGCGCATGGCCCGGCATTTCGATTTCGGGGATGACCGTGATATGGCGTTCGGCGGCATACCGGACAATCGCGCGCACCTCGTCCTGCGTGTAGAAACCGCCGTAGCGTTTGCCATCGAATCGGTGGGGTAGTTCTTTCTTATGGCCGATCATCGTCTGGGCGCGATAGGCGGCCGTTCGCTGCAATTGCGGATAGCGTTTGATCTCGACGCGCCAGCCCTGATCGTCGGTCAGGTGCCAGTGGAAGGTGTTGAGTTTGTAGCGGGCCAGCCCGTCGATGTATTTCTTGATGAACGACACCGGGAACATATGGCGGCTAACGTCGAGTTGCATGCCCCGGTATGGGAAGCGCGGGTAGTCGTCGATCTGTTGACAGCGAATGCGTCCCATTGGCGCGGCCAGTTCGAGCAGTTGACGCAGCGATTGCAGGCCGAAGAACAGGCCTGCATCGTCGTGCGCGGTCAGGTCGATAGCCGTCGTGCGAATGAGCAGTCGATACCCTTCGGGTTTAGGAATAGCCGTTGAGTCAATGCGAAGTTGAAGGGTTGACGCGGTGGATGTGGCGGATGTGGTTGCGGAAAGCGGAAAGCCAAGGAGTTGCCGGGCCATTGTCAGGGTAGCTGCCGGAACAGATTTACCAGCCAACAGGCGGGTTTGCCGGGTCAGCAAAAACGAACCCGACGCTGGTCGGACCGACACCGGACGGGGAATCAGGGCCGTCGAGTCAGAGAAAGTTGGCTGGGCGAAACACGACGCCCAGCCAAACCCGATTATCACTAATAAACCTATGATGCGCACTGTTGTGAGGGAAGAGAGAGCGAAAAGCGGTTACTGCTTGTCCCACCAGATGCGGGTTGTCAGCAGGTTGGCACCCTGCCGGGCAACGGCCGCGCTGTACTGGGTGTTGTTAACGCTCTCTTCGGTTGGTGGGTAAAGCAGTCGGCGCGGAATAACTCCTCCCGTAATGTTGCCCGTAACGTTGACGGGCGTCAGGGCGGGGTAGCCCGTCCGGCGCCAGCTTGCGAAGGCTTCCTGCTCATCAGGGAAGAGGGTTACCCACAACTGCGAGCCGATCTGCGCCAGTTTGGCGTCGGTTGAGCCGCTGGTTGGGAACGGATTCTTCGTCAGATACGCATTGACTTTCGCCGTTGAAATGCTGCCCGCCGTCGCGTTGATCTGTGCCCAGTTGGCCATCGCCGAGCGAACGCCCGTGTTGTAAGCCGTGGCTGCGTCGCCCGAATACCAGCCCCGTACGGCCGCTTCGGCCAGCAGGAGGTTGACTTCGGCAGCTGTCATCACCAGTACCGGCGCGTCGAGTTTCAGCACCGTAACGGGGTTGGGCTCCGAATAAGTCTTGAAGTCGGCGGGCTTGACGAGCAGGCCGTTGGGCATCCCCCGTTGCAGGGATGTCGTGGT is part of the Spirosoma rhododendri genome and encodes:
- a CDS encoding helix-turn-helix domain-containing protein gives rise to the protein MQPTESLEEFYRHKLKTMPGDQQANIGQVNVFRLEDCLVPTASPVRYSRRDFYKISLVRGRNVYHYADKSIEVDGPTLLFFNPQVPYTWQPVADDTTGFFCIFREAFFRGWFDAGLAELPMFRPGSQPAYRLNDAQSGEVGALYEKMLAELNSDYTFKYDLIRTYVSELIHYALKLRPAETLYQHPDAGARLTAVFIELLERQFPVELGTRRLTLRSAGDFAHQLSIHVNHLNRCVRETTGKATTEHIAERLASEAKALLRHSDWNIAEIGYSLGFDEPAHFNYFFKKRTGLTPSAFRHV
- a CDS encoding oxidoreductase, giving the protein MQNQQVWFITGASKGLGLELVKQLLQAGHRVAATSRDVGELQRVVGTESVDYLPMTVDLTAEDSVRKAIQTTIEVFGRIDVVVNNAGYGQLGSLEELTDEEARNNFDVNVFGMLHVIRQVMPELRKQGSGHILNLSSIAGITGAFPGWGIYCATKFAVEGLSESLAAEAAPFGINVTLVEPGYFRTDFLSSGSMQVARHPLDAYRLVRESEAIHQQQIRGNQPGDPVKAAAAMIQIAAEPNPPLHLLLGPDAFGMAETKIKALQADMDQWKAMSMSTNFTEPISA
- a CDS encoding dipeptidase, which gives rise to MFTIDAHLDLSMNAMEWNRDLRQTAHQIRQREQGMTDKPDRAKGTVSLPDLRRGKVGLVVATQIARYVAPDNPLPGWQSPEQAWAQTQGQRTWYEAMAEEGQMTPIRNLDELEDHLVLWSDDEPVDDKPIGYILSLEGADSLTTVDYVQRAYDYGLRAIGPAHYGPGRYAQGTDATGPMGPMGHDLLREMERLNIILDATHLSDDSFRDALDHFNGTVWASHHNCRALVDHNRQFSDDQLRELIARDAVIGGPLDAWMMVPGWVRGTSTPESTNCSLSVMIDHLDHICQLAGNANHIGIGSDLDGAFGKEQCPYDLDTIADLQKIPDLLRQRGYSEADVANVMHGNWLRFLRRAWA
- a CDS encoding D-TA family PLP-dependent enzyme, whose translation is MINSDWYTITDVDALDTPALVIYPDRVRQNIDRLLAYVDDVSRLRPHVKTHKSPDASRLLLDAGIRKFKCATIAEAEMLAEAGASDVLLAYQPVGAKQQRLIDLIRAYPNTRFACLIDNLDTAKQLSERATAAGLTVPVYIDLNVGMNRTGILPDDQAALLYEQLATLPGIRPVGLHAYDGHLRDTDMSVRTARCDAAFAPVAQLREQLRTRGFDPIIVAGGSPTFPIHAQRPDVECSPGTFIYWDEGYGTILPEQPFEPAALVVGRVISLPTPTTLCIDIGHKSVAAEGELTQRLTFLNAPNLRATGQSEEHLTVDAGDNHPYRVGDVLYALPHHICPTVALFDRARTIEQGHLFGTWKTTARDRVLTV
- a CDS encoding RidA family protein, translating into MSIDTLSPEAAFAQLNLNLPPAPRPLGVYKPYLIDGKYLYVSGHGPVQDDKSLIIGRIGTDANPADMNMEEGKLAARQVGLTILSTIQTHLGSLDRVKRVIKVLGMVNCTPDFERHPFIINGCSELFAQVWGEENGIGVRSAVGFGSLPDNIPVEIEALFELV
- a CDS encoding gluconate:H+ symporter, with protein sequence MPLLTVGLCVLLLILLISWGKVSPFLSFLVVSLLAGALLGMPLVDVAKSVQKGIGDTLGGLVVVIALGAMLGKLVAESGAAQTIAGVMMNLFGQRYIQWGLMCTGFIIGIPLFYNVGFVLMIPLIFSVVYRYKLPAVYIGLPMLASLSVAHGFLPPHPSPAALVSQFGANMGLTLLLGIAIAIPTIILAGPIFAQTLKGIHAEPLDTFATKPVPTDNRPGTLNSFLSALLPVVLLAITTILRVAFPTNDALMTSTAFIGDPAVVMLISVLVATVSLGLSNGKTMPQVMKIYEEAAKDVAMILLIIAGAGALKQVLSDSGLSLELATRLQTLTLPPLVLGWLIAAIIRICLGSATVAGLTAAGIIAPIVAQQHVNPSLMVIAVGAGSLMFSHVNDPGFWLFKEYFNLSLKDTIRSWSLMETIVAFAGLAGVLLFNLIL
- a CDS encoding alpha-L-fucosidase, coding for MRHLIRFACLLLLLTTHRGWAQEQLGVNHNKPEREAWLKDAGFGMFIHWNVDTQLGVVISHSMVGASPDYVDRYIRELPKTFYPKDWDPERLVILAKNAGMKYIMFTTKHHAGFCMWDTKTTDFGVMNTPYKKDIVRQFVDACRKWGLAVGFYYSPEDFSFAYRNGMKDITRDGHWEKARPFQAKYKTFVEAQCRELMTNYGPVDLFFIDSDVLREEVKATVWKYQPNCLITRGALQTPEQYMPGETLERPWESNMTMGTAWNYKPTNDHYKSGTELINFLIEARAKGGSYLLNVGPTQWGDLNEGQMGRLMEIGAWHFINHESVHDVRPWIVRNEGDIWFTKHKTDNTVFAYLTGMPNWPRGQRREFLIRSVKATGKTEVSVLGQTGNVVEYQPTNDGQTRFEQTADELKVSVVRAQRIYNNHKWPNPIVLKLTNVTPAVEPVQFRTMPAEKLPNGNLKLTADVLKLGDGKQYRLGFAYRPVQSSLNEDFNQPWTLTDVYPVSQTGKQSLELVAGTLKTYDEIEYRAVLIQDGLSIDGNTLSISKLRLE
- a CDS encoding glycoside hydrolase family 20 protein, producing MRIIGLLVIIGFGWASCFAQPTFSDSTALIPRPVSVRPASGSFLLTRQTRLLAGKSVPAATLTMARQLLGFPLSATTSATSTASTLQLRIDSTAIPKPEGYRLLIRTTAIDLTAHDDAGLFFGLQSLRQLLELAAPMGRIRCQQIDDYPRFPYRGMQLDVSRHMFPVSFIKKYIDGLARYKLNTFHWHLTDDQGWRVEIKRYPQLQRTAAYRAQTMIGHKKELPHRFDGKRYGGFYTQDEVRAIVRYAAERHITVIPEIEMPGHALAALSAFPNLGCLKPDGSPGGPYAAATFWGIFDDVFCAGNDSTFTMLTNVLDEVIDLFPSRYIHIGGDECPKVRWQTCARCQARIRSEKLANENELQRYFIRRIEKHLNRRGRQLIGWDEILEGHNPSLRLSDSAAVMSWRGIEGGIQAMRQHHYAIMTPESHVYFDYYQSLHPDEPLAAAGYTPLRKTYSYEPLPDSLDADEARYLLGVQGNVWTEYMPTPDKAEYMVFPRLLALAETGWTPRPQRDFPDFLRRLRQQRPLLDRQNVHYDPHFDEPTDTVSVSPAGQVLYALTTTKPGAQLRYTTDGSAPTKRSTLYTQPIAVTQTSTIRSALFVNGQQQDRVISQAFTISKATGKPVTVSPQPSGAYRPASMQVLVNGRTGTTRYNTGEWVGFSGTDPDIVVDLDSLQTISQVSTHILAYRWQRMWPPKQLRISVSTDGNTYRPVYEQTQFPTNGINPVDGKFTPTQARYIRIQATGQGLIPAGEYGAGGKAWLLLDEVIVR